The Sander vitreus isolate 19-12246 unplaced genomic scaffold, sanVit1 ctg242_0, whole genome shotgun sequence genome includes a region encoding these proteins:
- the LOC144513393 gene encoding phospholipid transfer protein-like, whose amino-acid sequence MTSCVFSLFFLLSLCSSITADGPTGLKVRITDRVPEFLKDYGLKYLRELVNRPFQDFLLSTCHIGSLTFTRLDVDPNDVVVRFQQGSGLQFEFRNLNITAEIQKGINHCLFDIMKGTAVVTGEGVSVIIRVRLIQKQGRLSLEIPPGDDYCKTQADRVHVDKLGFVLNAALTGVLRFMFTNQFCPTIRDDVVPNVNTMLAGVAMTRTLSEDQKINLDYSLSGDVTVTSNSLDVPFTGVVYYGDTRPALSAAGVEPVFTESNLMAYVGISEDLFKSAGQALYNHGPFELTIPEINYLANSLLKKLGLPKGPVKVEFTGLPVIKINKDGISVNVKAIAQSKTKSPPPPLPVECQFGIKVNLNGRHLTLQSLSPKCKASPGTILGKVLVGIVKPILRWIPSIITSEYL is encoded by the exons ATGACTTCCTGTGTGTTTTCCCTCTTCTTCCTGCTCTCCCTGTGTTCCTCCATCACTGCCGACGGTCCCACCGGACTCAAAGTGAGAATCACCGACAGAGTGCCAGAGTTCT tGAAAGATTACGGTCTGAAGTATTTGAGGGAGCTGGTTAACAGACCTTTTCAGGATTTCCTGCTGTCAACGTGCCACATTGGAAG TTTGACATTTACTCGTCTGGACGTGGACCCAAATGATGTCGTTGTCAGGTTCCAGCAGGGTTCAGGTCTTCAGTTTGAGTTCAGGAACCTGAACATCACCGCAGAAATCCAAAAAGGAATCAATCATTGCTTGTTTGATATCATGAA AGGAACGGCTGTCGTAACAGGGGAAGGTGTTAGCGTCATCATCAGAGTGAGACTGATCCAAAAACAAGGACGTCTGAGTCTCGAGATACCGCCTGGAGATGACTACTGTAAGACCCAAGCTGACAGGGTCCATGTGGATAAACTGGG GTTTGTGCTAAACGCTGCTCTCACAGGAGTGTTAAGGTTTATGTTCACTAACCAG TTCTGTCCTACTATTAGGGATGATGTTGTCCCTAATGTAAACACCATGTTGGCGGGCGTCGCCATGACGAGGACTTTGAGCGAAGACCAGAAAATCAACCTTGACTACTCTCTGAGCGGAGACGTCACAGTGACGTCCAACAGCCTTGACGTGCCTTTCACA GGTGTGGTGTACTACGGTGACACAAGGCCTGCTTTATCAGCAGCAGGTGTCGAGCCGGTGTTCACAGAAAGTAACCTGATGGCTTACGTGGGCATCTCtgaagacctgtttaaaagCGCCGGCCAGGCGCTCTACAACCACGGGCCTTTTGAACTGACCATTCCAGAG ATTAATTATCTTGCTAATTCTTTGCTGAAAAAGTTGGGATTGCCTAAG GGTCCTGTTAAAGTTGAGTTCACTGGGCTGCCAGTCATCAAAATCAACAAGGATGGAATCTCTGTCAACGTGAAGGCCATCGCCCAATCTAAAACCAAGTCACCGCCTCCGCCTCTTCCTGTG GAGTGTCAGTTTGGAATAAAGGTCAATTTGAATGGACGTCATCTGACTCTTCAGTCTCTAAGCCCCAA GTGTAAAGCCAGCCCTGGAACCATACTAGGAAAAGTTTTG